The Hymenobacter oligotrophus genome has a window encoding:
- a CDS encoding YggS family pyridoxal phosphate-dependent enzyme translates to MSIADNIRAFQQELSGTNCRLVAVSKTHPVELIREAYDAGQRLFGENRVQELTAKQPELPADIEWHLIGHLQTNKVKYIAPFVHTIQSIDSLKLLQEVERQAAKHQRQIRVLLQFHIADEETKFGLSWAEAEAMLRDAAQQLQHVRIAGVMGIATNTDDEGKLRQEFGTLRGYFERLKADFFADNQDFNEISMGMSGDYRVAIEEGSTLIRVGSAIFGHRAYPA, encoded by the coding sequence ATGTCGATAGCTGATAACATTCGTGCTTTCCAGCAAGAGCTGTCCGGTACCAATTGCCGCCTCGTTGCCGTTTCCAAAACCCACCCCGTCGAGCTGATTCGCGAGGCTTACGACGCGGGGCAACGGCTGTTTGGCGAAAACCGTGTGCAGGAGCTCACGGCCAAGCAGCCCGAGCTGCCCGCCGATATCGAGTGGCACCTAATCGGGCACCTGCAAACCAACAAGGTCAAGTACATCGCCCCGTTCGTGCACACCATTCAGAGCATCGATAGCCTGAAGCTGTTGCAGGAAGTGGAGCGCCAGGCCGCCAAGCATCAGCGCCAAATACGCGTGCTGCTGCAGTTCCACATCGCCGACGAAGAAACCAAGTTTGGGTTGTCGTGGGCGGAGGCCGAGGCCATGCTGCGCGACGCGGCGCAACAACTGCAGCACGTGCGCATTGCCGGCGTAATGGGCATTGCCACCAACACCGACGACGAGGGCAAACTGCGCCAGGAGTTCGGCACGTTACGCGGTTACTTCGAGCGGCTGAAAGCGGATTTTTTTGCCGACAATCAGGATTTCAACGAAATATCCATGGGCATGAGCGGCGACTACCGCGTGGCTATCGAGGAGGGCAGCACGCTCATTCGGGTAGGCAGCGCCATTTTCGGGCACCGGGCCTACCCGGCCTAG
- a CDS encoding VWA domain-containing protein, with product MEQFWQHVVVPAFDGLRYSTLTSYTWAYPRVLLLLAAVPLLFLLREALAQRRRRKLGVAFVRGQARSHWSSLLRFVPDVVLALSLMMGLLALARPQRTDERVEQSGRGIDIVLAVDVSASMELQDFQPNRLGAAKRMAQAFVRGRRGDRIGVVAFAGEAYSVLPLTTDYELLTEELNNLRLGLIPTDGTAIGTALGVATNRLRNSPGRSRVCILLSDGENTAGSLDPLTAAQLAHAFGLKLYTIGLGKDGTVPYGRDEQGRPRFVETRLDETTMRQIAEAGAGQFFRATDNSALRRVFAQIDQLEKTEVKLTRYRNTHDYYRFYLYWCVGLWLLWLGLKNTFMVSAMED from the coding sequence ATGGAGCAGTTTTGGCAGCACGTAGTAGTACCGGCGTTCGATGGGCTCCGCTACTCCACCCTCACCAGCTACACCTGGGCTTACCCCCGGGTGCTACTGCTGCTGGCGGCTGTGCCCTTGTTGTTTCTGCTGCGCGAAGCCTTGGCCCAGCGCCGCCGCCGCAAGCTCGGCGTGGCCTTTGTGCGCGGGCAAGCGCGCAGCCACTGGAGCTCCTTGCTGCGCTTTGTGCCCGACGTGGTGCTGGCGCTTAGCCTGATGATGGGCTTGCTGGCCTTGGCCCGCCCCCAGCGCACCGATGAGCGCGTGGAGCAATCGGGCCGCGGCATCGATATCGTGCTGGCCGTTGACGTGTCGGCCTCCATGGAGTTGCAGGATTTTCAGCCCAACCGCCTCGGAGCAGCCAAGCGCATGGCGCAGGCCTTTGTGCGGGGCCGCCGCGGCGACCGGATCGGCGTTGTGGCCTTTGCCGGCGAGGCCTACTCGGTACTGCCTCTCACCACCGACTACGAGCTGCTGACGGAAGAGCTTAACAACCTGCGCCTAGGTCTGATACCTACCGACGGCACGGCCATTGGCACGGCCTTGGGTGTGGCTACCAACCGCCTGCGCAACTCGCCGGGCCGCTCGCGGGTGTGCATCCTCCTCTCCGATGGCGAAAACACCGCCGGCTCGCTCGACCCGCTTACGGCCGCCCAGCTTGCCCACGCTTTTGGGCTGAAGCTCTATACCATTGGCTTGGGCAAAGACGGCACCGTGCCCTACGGCCGCGACGAGCAAGGTCGCCCTAGGTTTGTGGAAACCCGCCTCGACGAAACCACCATGCGCCAGATTGCCGAGGCCGGTGCTGGGCAGTTTTTCCGGGCCACCGACAACTCCGCCCTGCGGCGCGTATTTGCTCAAATCGATCAGCTCGAGAAAACCGAGGTGAAGCTGACGCGCTACCGCAACACCCACGATTACTACCGCTTTTACCTGTACTGGTGCGTTGGCTTGTGGCTGCTGTGGCTTGGCCTGAAAAACACCTTTATGGTAAGTGCCATGGAGGACTAG
- a CDS encoding DUF58 domain-containing protein — translation MSQPTPDNSLQGILRRLRQLEIRIRKVVDAQLQGDFHSVFKGTGLEFDEVRLYQYGDEVRAIDWAVSAKGHGTFVKTYKEEREQSVLLLLDVSRSQRVGAEGRRKLDVAREICGILALSAARQDAQLGVLAFSDQKELYLPPGKGLRHAYALIKSVFSLEPQSPGTNVAAGIRQALGLLKRRSLVLLLSDFIDTEYERELTMLARKHDLIVVQLLDRREKEFPPLGIVPLRDEETGRTVWVNTSSKAWRARYRATYEQNREQIGQICRRHRTSFLSIATDVDYVPQLLNLFRLRNRRGAQPQSSATT, via the coding sequence ATGAGTCAGCCCACCCCCGACAATTCCCTTCAAGGCATTTTGCGCCGCTTGCGCCAGCTCGAAATCCGCATCCGCAAGGTGGTGGATGCCCAGCTGCAGGGCGATTTTCACTCGGTGTTCAAAGGTACCGGGCTGGAGTTCGACGAGGTGCGGCTGTACCAGTACGGCGACGAAGTCCGCGCCATCGACTGGGCCGTTTCGGCCAAAGGCCACGGCACCTTCGTAAAGACCTACAAGGAAGAACGCGAGCAATCGGTGCTGCTGCTGCTCGATGTTAGCCGCTCGCAGCGCGTAGGCGCCGAGGGCCGCCGCAAGCTCGATGTAGCCCGCGAAATCTGCGGTATCCTGGCCCTTTCGGCGGCCCGGCAAGATGCGCAACTGGGTGTACTGGCATTTTCCGATCAGAAGGAGCTGTACCTGCCGCCGGGCAAGGGCCTGCGCCATGCTTACGCGCTCATCAAATCGGTGTTCTCGCTGGAGCCGCAAAGCCCGGGCACCAACGTGGCCGCCGGCATCAGGCAGGCCCTAGGTTTGCTGAAGCGCCGCAGCCTGGTGCTGCTGCTTTCCGACTTCATCGATACCGAATACGAACGCGAGCTGACCATGCTGGCCCGCAAGCACGACCTGATTGTGGTGCAGCTGCTCGATCGGCGCGAGAAGGAGTTTCCGCCCTTGGGAATTGTGCCGCTCCGCGACGAAGAAACCGGCCGCACCGTGTGGGTAAACACCTCGTCGAAGGCTTGGCGGGCCCGCTACCGCGCCACCTACGAGCAAAACCGCGAGCAAATCGGCCAGATTTGCCGCCGCCACCGCACGTCGTTTCTCAGCATCGCCACCGATGTCGACTACGTGCCGCAGCTCCTCAATTTGTTTCGCCTGCGCAACCGCCGCGGTGCTCAACCTCAGTCTTCGGCCACTACCTAA